TTATAAAACTCAGAAGACGCAGCGTCCATTGCTAAGAATACTTCTTCACCAGGCTTGTAGCCAGCTTTTTCGATTGCTTGAACAATCGTTTGAAGTGCTTCTTCGTTTGATCCTAGGTTTGGAGCAAATCCGCCTTCATCTCCAACTGCTGTGTTAAGTCCTTTTTCTTTAAGAACTGATTTTAAGCTGTGGAAAATTTCAGTACCCATACGAAGGGCTTCTCTGAAGTTTGGAGCTCCTACAGGCATTACCATGAATTCTTGAATATCAACGTTGTTATCAGCATGCTCGCCACCGTTTACAATGTTCATCATTGGAACAGGAAGCTGCTTTGCATTGAATCCGCCAAGGTATTGATATAAAGGAACATCTAAGTAGTTAGCTGCAGCATGAGCAACGGCCATAGAAACACCAAGGATTGCGTTGGCACCTAATTTACCTTTGTTTTCAGTTCCATCAAGCTCGATTAAAGCGTGATCGACAGAAACTTGATCTAATACACTAAATTCTTCGCCAACAAGGTGTGGAGCAATAATTTCATTAACATTTTCTACTGCTTTTAATACACCTTTACCAAGGTAACGTTCTGAATCGCCATCGCGAAGTTCTACTGCTTCATATTCACCTGTTGAAGCACCGCTTGGTACTAACGCACGGCCAAAAGCTCCTGATTCTGTAAAAACTTCAACTTCCACTGTTGGGTTACCGCGGGAATCTAATACTTCACGTGCATATACGTCTACAATAAATGGCATTTAATTTCTCTCCTTTTAATATGAAAATTATTTAATTAATGTTTTTCCTGTCATTTCAGCTGGCTTCTGTACTCCTAGAAGATCCAGAATCGTAGGAGCTAAATCTCCTAAGATACCGCCGTTGCGCAGCTCTACACCATTCTTTGTAACAATTACAGGTACAGGATTGGTTGTATGAGCGGTCATCGGATCACCTCCAAGGGTGATAACTTCATCTGCATTACCATGGTCAGCTGTGATGATAGCTGTACCACCTTTTTCAAGAATTAAATCAACAATTTTCCCTAAGCATTCATCAACCGTTTCAATTGCCTTCACAGTTGGTTCAAGCATTCCAGAATGTCCAACCATATCTGGGTTTGCAAAGTTTAAAAGAATGGCGTCAAACTTATCTGCCTGTATTTCCTTTATGAGGGCATCTGTTACTTCATAGGCGCTCATTTCAGGCTGAAGGTCATAGGTTGCAACCTTTGGCGAGTTAATTAAAATCCGCTCCTCGCCTGGAAATTTATCCTCACGGCCGCCGCTCATAAAGAAAGTAACATGGGGATATTTTTCGGTCTCGGCAATTCTTAATTGCTTCAATCCATTTTGAGCTAATACTTCTCCTAATGTGTTATCCAAGTTAGAAGGTTTAAACGCAACATAACCATTCACTGATTCACTGAAGTGTGTTAAGCATACGAAGAATAAATCTCTAGGATGTTTTTCTCCACGATCGAATGGTCGGAAATCTTCATTTGTAAATACGTTAGAAATTTGAATCGCTCGGTCAGGACGGAAATTATAGAAAATGACTGCATCATTGTCCTGAATGGTTGCAACAGGCTTACCGTCTTCCTTTGTGATTACGGAAGGAATAACGAATTCATCAAAAATTCCATGCTGGTAGGAATCCTCTACTACCTCTAATGGATTTGTATAAGCAGGCCCATCGCCATAAACCATGGAACAATATGACTTTTCAACACGCTCCCAGCGGTTGTCACGGTCCATTGAATAATAGCGTCCAGAAATGGTTGCGAATTCTCCAACGCCATACTCGTTCATTTTATCCAAAGTTTGTTGTATATATGTTGCAGCTGTTTTCTGGCCAACATCACGTCCATCAAGGAAGCCATGAACGTAAACATTCTCTATGCCTTCTTCTTTCGCCAGCTTTAAGAGTGCAAACATATGGTTAATATGGCTGTGTACACCGCCATCAGATAGTAATCCAAATAAATGTAGGTTAGTTCCGTTTTTCTTAACATGATCCATCGCACTACAAATGGTTTCATTTTTTTCAAATTCACCTTCACGAATGGCAATGTTCACACGTGTTAAGCTTTGGTAAACTATACGGCCGGCACCGATATTCAAATGACCCACTTCTGAGTTACCCATTTGTCCCTCAGGAAGCCCTACTGCCTCGCCTGAAGCCGTTAAATGCGAATGTGGAAAATTACTCCAATACCGATCAAAATTCGGTTTTTTTGCATGAAAGACTGCATTCCCTTTTTGTTCATCCCTGCATCCAAATCCATCTAGAATGATGAGGGCAACGGGAGACTTACTCATAACTTCCTGCCTCCAATAGCTGCAAGAATGAGCGGGCTTCAAGGCTGGCTCCGCCTACAAGAGCACCATCGATATCTGGCTGTGCCATATATTCTTTAATATTTTCTGGTTTCACACTGCCGCCATATTGAATTCTAACAGCATTAGCAACATCTTCACTGAACTGTTGGCCAACTACTTGACGAATATGTGCACAAACATCATTCGCATCTTGTGAAGTAGATGATTTTCCAGTTCCAATTGCCCAAATAGGTTCATAGGCAATAACGGTCTGCTTCACTTGGTCATC
This Neobacillus sp. YX16 DNA region includes the following protein-coding sequences:
- the eno gene encoding phosphopyruvate hydratase; its protein translation is MPFIVDVYAREVLDSRGNPTVEVEVFTESGAFGRALVPSGASTGEYEAVELRDGDSERYLGKGVLKAVENVNEIIAPHLVGEEFSVLDQVSVDHALIELDGTENKGKLGANAILGVSMAVAHAAANYLDVPLYQYLGGFNAKQLPVPMMNIVNGGEHADNNVDIQEFMVMPVGAPNFREALRMGTEIFHSLKSVLKEKGLNTAVGDEGGFAPNLGSNEEALQTIVQAIEKAGYKPGEEVFLAMDAASSEFYNKEDGKYHLAGEGVVKTSAEMVDWYEELSNKYPIISIEDGLDENDWEGHKLLTERIGNRVQLVGDDLFVTNTKKLSEGITNGIGNSILIKVNQIGTLTETFDAIEMAKRAGYTAVISHRSGETEDNTIADIAVATNAGQIKTGAPSRTDRVAKYNQLLRIEDQLGETAQYNGLKSFYNLRK
- the gpmI gene encoding 2,3-bisphosphoglycerate-independent phosphoglycerate mutase, with protein sequence MSKSPVALIILDGFGCRDEQKGNAVFHAKKPNFDRYWSNFPHSHLTASGEAVGLPEGQMGNSEVGHLNIGAGRIVYQSLTRVNIAIREGEFEKNETICSAMDHVKKNGTNLHLFGLLSDGGVHSHINHMFALLKLAKEEGIENVYVHGFLDGRDVGQKTAATYIQQTLDKMNEYGVGEFATISGRYYSMDRDNRWERVEKSYCSMVYGDGPAYTNPLEVVEDSYQHGIFDEFVIPSVITKEDGKPVATIQDNDAVIFYNFRPDRAIQISNVFTNEDFRPFDRGEKHPRDLFFVCLTHFSESVNGYVAFKPSNLDNTLGEVLAQNGLKQLRIAETEKYPHVTFFMSGGREDKFPGEERILINSPKVATYDLQPEMSAYEVTDALIKEIQADKFDAILLNFANPDMVGHSGMLEPTVKAIETVDECLGKIVDLILEKGGTAIITADHGNADEVITLGGDPMTAHTTNPVPVIVTKNGVELRNGGILGDLAPTILDLLGVQKPAEMTGKTLIK